From a region of the Marinomonas mediterranea MMB-1 genome:
- the phoR gene encoding phosphate regulon sensor histidine kinase PhoR: MKRIWKQALLNWFIGLIATFAIGFALSQIAIALLLYVLISLAWQMYQLYQFHSWLRRSGKASPPETSGIWGEVFDAVYRLQKKQRKSKRKMRQALNRIENSTAALKEGVIMADNQGNLEWWNNSAGQFLGLVRPVDRSQAITNIVRNPDFYRYFTQKRFGDPLIIKSPAKEGAFLEIQTTLYDQNDHLIFIRDVTRLQLLEQMRKDFVANASHELKTPLTVIKGYLETLGMFKDNLPQSMQRGIDNMADQSERMENLIEDLLLLSRLESNDKRENDTWLQVSDIFTAIEKMAQPILHPDHTLSFSVEEGAQVHGSYNELYSAFSNLVVNAIKYSPNGGEINVRWESDDVSGCFAVQDEGLGIDPRYIPRLTERFFRVDKGRSSKTGGTGLGLAIVKHVLLHHSAKLQIRSQPNYGSTFSCHFPANRVKNITSLDNASGK; encoded by the coding sequence ATGAAACGAATCTGGAAACAGGCTCTGCTAAACTGGTTTATTGGCTTAATCGCAACCTTCGCCATCGGTTTTGCGTTAAGCCAGATTGCGATTGCGTTACTGCTGTATGTCTTAATCAGCTTAGCGTGGCAGATGTATCAGCTGTACCAGTTTCACTCGTGGTTACGCCGCTCAGGAAAAGCCTCTCCTCCAGAAACCAGTGGTATCTGGGGAGAAGTGTTCGACGCGGTTTATCGTCTGCAAAAGAAACAACGTAAATCCAAGCGAAAGATGCGCCAAGCTCTAAATCGAATTGAGAACTCAACCGCCGCCTTAAAAGAAGGCGTAATCATGGCGGATAATCAAGGCAATTTAGAGTGGTGGAATAATTCAGCGGGACAATTTCTTGGCTTGGTACGCCCTGTCGATCGCAGTCAAGCTATTACCAATATCGTCCGAAACCCAGACTTCTATCGTTACTTTACCCAAAAGCGATTTGGCGATCCTTTAATCATTAAAAGCCCAGCCAAAGAAGGGGCGTTCCTAGAAATTCAAACCACACTGTACGATCAAAACGACCATCTAATTTTTATTAGGGACGTAACGCGTTTACAGTTGCTAGAACAAATGCGCAAAGACTTTGTCGCCAATGCCTCGCATGAACTCAAAACGCCACTTACGGTGATTAAAGGCTATTTAGAAACCCTAGGCATGTTCAAAGATAATTTGCCTCAGAGTATGCAACGCGGCATTGATAATATGGCCGATCAATCTGAGCGGATGGAAAACCTCATCGAAGATTTGCTGTTACTGTCTCGGCTAGAAAGCAATGACAAGCGAGAAAATGACACTTGGCTTCAGGTGTCCGATATTTTCACTGCCATTGAGAAAATGGCGCAGCCTATCTTACATCCAGACCATACTTTGAGCTTCTCTGTCGAAGAAGGCGCTCAGGTTCATGGCTCCTACAACGAGCTCTACAGCGCATTTTCGAACTTAGTCGTAAATGCTATTAAATACTCGCCAAATGGCGGTGAAATTAACGTAAGGTGGGAATCTGACGACGTCAGCGGTTGTTTCGCAGTACAAGATGAAGGTTTAGGCATCGATCCGCGTTATATTCCTCGACTCACAGAGCGTTTCTTCCGTGTGGACAAAGGCCGAAGTTCTAAAACAGGTGGTACGGGATTAGGCCTCGCCATTGTCAAACACGTTCTTTTACATCACTCAGCGAAGCTACAGATCCGCAGCCAACCTAACTATGGAAGCACCTTCTCTTGCCACTTTCCAGCCAACCGAGTCAAAAACATTACTTCTTTAGACAACGCGTCTGGCAAGTAA
- a CDS encoding response regulator: protein MSLKILVVDDASFTRDLIKRSVRKSFPGTTVEEAVNGRKAQQLLQKIQFDMVLCDWEMPEMTGVELLKWCREQPQYAKEAVPFVMITSRGDKSHVVEAVQSGVTDYLGKPFSAEQLNQKIISAAKKHGIEKKLSAGANGKAAAKTAPSSGGVATASLDVLMGGASKAPKNSSPKIVNPTAPTPDVAIKDVKIPTLVRFEGKQFRCMVVKFSKNEATVLIKSDDVIPQVLGQAVLDLEFDKKVNRLNYFIQSVATTDKKHDSAFLTVTLGLIDQDAEKEAFVKALFESL from the coding sequence ATGTCTTTAAAAATACTAGTCGTTGACGACGCGTCATTCACTCGTGATCTGATAAAACGTTCAGTACGAAAATCTTTCCCCGGTACGACAGTGGAAGAGGCTGTGAATGGCCGAAAAGCACAACAATTACTTCAAAAAATTCAATTTGATATGGTGTTGTGTGACTGGGAAATGCCTGAGATGACAGGTGTTGAACTGTTAAAATGGTGTCGTGAACAGCCACAGTATGCCAAAGAAGCCGTGCCTTTTGTGATGATTACCAGCCGTGGCGATAAGTCTCACGTCGTTGAAGCGGTTCAATCCGGCGTAACGGATTATTTAGGCAAACCTTTTTCGGCAGAGCAGCTGAATCAAAAAATCATATCAGCGGCGAAAAAGCATGGAATTGAAAAGAAGTTGAGTGCGGGCGCAAATGGAAAAGCGGCGGCAAAAACGGCGCCAAGCTCAGGCGGCGTTGCGACGGCTTCTTTGGACGTTCTAATGGGCGGTGCGAGTAAAGCTCCTAAGAACAGTTCGCCTAAAATTGTTAACCCTACCGCCCCTACTCCTGACGTAGCAATTAAAGATGTGAAAATCCCCACGTTAGTGCGCTTCGAGGGAAAGCAATTTCGTTGCATGGTGGTCAAATTCTCTAAAAATGAAGCCACTGTGCTGATTAAAAGTGATGATGTCATCCCGCAAGTGCTTGGGCAGGCCGTACTGGACTTGGAATTCGACAAAAAAGTGAACCGCCTGAACTATTTTATCCAATCCGTGGCGACGACTGATAAGAAACATGATTCAGCATTTTTAACGGTGACGCTTGGCTTGATCGATCAAGATGCAGAAAAAGAAGCGTTTGTTAAGGCGCTGTTTGAAAGTCTCTAG
- the cysZ gene encoding sulfate transporter CysZ encodes MLIQPFQAVGAFFKSLPVILSPGMRLFILAPLLANVILMALLYMVALSYFGVVVDYMMGFLPGWMSFLNWLFYLVFGSIVAVAFFYSFSMGVNIIAAPFMAFLAEKVEERETGRQFESTLNMGEVMKIAGRSIQRELQKLFYFLPRLIILLLLSFVPVINFVAPVLLLLFSAWMLAVQYMDYSFDNHKLSFREMRETLRTKPLLCWTFGFIVMAGLTIPLLNLFVMPIAVVAATLLWIDQFSDRFELVSVPVAMSNE; translated from the coding sequence GTGCTCATTCAACCTTTTCAAGCCGTCGGTGCTTTCTTTAAGTCACTCCCTGTTATCCTCTCGCCTGGAATGCGTCTGTTTATTCTTGCGCCTTTGCTTGCCAATGTGATTTTAATGGCGCTGTTATACATGGTTGCCTTGTCGTACTTCGGCGTTGTTGTGGACTATATGATGGGCTTTTTACCCGGTTGGATGTCATTTTTAAATTGGCTGTTTTACCTGGTATTTGGTTCGATTGTCGCTGTGGCATTTTTTTACAGCTTTTCAATGGGGGTGAATATTATTGCCGCGCCATTTATGGCGTTTCTCGCAGAAAAGGTTGAGGAACGTGAGACTGGAAGACAGTTTGAATCGACCCTCAATATGGGTGAAGTGATGAAAATTGCGGGGCGCTCGATTCAGCGAGAGTTGCAGAAGCTATTTTACTTTTTACCTAGGCTGATCATCTTATTGCTGCTTTCTTTTGTTCCTGTTATTAACTTTGTCGCGCCTGTCTTATTACTGCTTTTCTCTGCTTGGATGCTTGCAGTTCAGTACATGGATTACTCATTTGATAACCATAAGCTAAGTTTTCGAGAAATGAGAGAAACACTGCGAACTAAGCCTTTGTTGTGTTGGACATTTGGCTTTATTGTAATGGCTGGATTAACGATTCCTCTTTTGAACCTGTTTGTTATGCCGATTGCCGTTGTTGCGGCGACATTGCTTTGGATAGATCAATTTAGCGATCGTTTTGAGCTGGTCAGTGTACCAGTAGCAATGAGCAATGAATAA
- a CDS encoding ABC transporter substrate-binding protein, protein MQRNSIKIQNRWRLTALLSITLSCLPLQAATIPEGTSLSPVQEIVRNGGQEPTSIDPQLIQEDAGWIHAFDLFEGLYSQDPEGNLEPGVASSYAVNADNTVYTFNLRKDAKRSNGEPVTAEDFVYGFNARLILPPPLRAPGTCKFRHRQGYLFANHQ, encoded by the coding sequence ATGCAAAGGAATAGTATAAAAATTCAAAACCGTTGGCGCTTAACGGCGTTACTCTCAATTACCCTTTCCTGTTTACCGCTTCAAGCAGCGACCATCCCAGAGGGAACCTCTCTTTCGCCAGTTCAAGAAATTGTTAGAAACGGTGGTCAAGAGCCTACCTCTATCGATCCTCAGCTTATTCAGGAGGATGCAGGCTGGATACACGCTTTCGATCTATTTGAAGGGTTATACAGTCAAGATCCCGAAGGAAACCTTGAACCAGGTGTTGCAAGCAGTTACGCCGTTAACGCAGACAATACGGTTTACACCTTTAATTTGCGCAAAGATGCAAAGAGGTCAAATGGTGAACCAGTTACGGCAGAGGACTTTGTTTATGGTTTCAACGCGCGGTTAATCCTGCCACCGCCTCTCCGTGCGCCTGGTACATGCAAATTCCGTCATCGACAAGGTTACCTATTTGCCAATCACCAATGA
- a CDS encoding peptide ABC transporter substrate-binding protein, with translation MKKDLPNDVRIDPMLGIYYYIFNTDVAPFNDIHVRKALPYSIDREMITKYVLGTGQLPAYGFAPEAVAGDTPPKFDYSAWTQKERDNKAMALLKDAGYSKSNPLSFTLLYNTNEFHKKLAIAAMWKKTLGVKVTLENQEWKTALSTMSAGNFQVGRYAWISDYNEASSTLDVLTSEHGNNYGHYQRQAYDNLMNQSRTMKDPSKQYQAAEKIAIEEDMAVAPIYQYTSAKVVKPYVGGYEPNSQNMVYTRNLYIKSH, from the coding sequence ATTAAAAAAGACTTACCAAATGACGTTCGCATCGACCCCATGCTGGGCATCTACTATTATATTTTCAACACTGACGTTGCGCCGTTTAACGATATACACGTTCGTAAAGCGCTACCTTATAGTATTGATAGAGAAATGATCACGAAATACGTATTAGGCACTGGGCAGCTTCCTGCCTACGGCTTTGCTCCAGAAGCCGTCGCTGGCGATACGCCGCCTAAATTTGATTACTCAGCGTGGACACAAAAAGAGCGTGATAACAAAGCAATGGCGCTTCTTAAAGACGCGGGCTACTCCAAATCCAATCCTTTGAGTTTCACTTTACTCTACAACACTAATGAGTTTCATAAAAAACTAGCCATTGCCGCTATGTGGAAAAAGACCCTAGGGGTAAAAGTCACGTTAGAAAACCAAGAATGGAAAACAGCACTCTCCACCATGAGCGCAGGTAATTTTCAGGTTGGTCGCTATGCGTGGATCAGTGACTACAACGAAGCTTCCAGTACGTTGGATGTACTGACTTCTGAGCACGGTAATAACTATGGGCATTACCAACGTCAAGCGTACGATAATTTAATGAATCAATCGCGTACGATGAAAGACCCATCTAAGCAGTATCAGGCAGCTGAAAAAATCGCAATCGAAGAAGATATGGCTGTCGCACCTATCTATCAATACACCTCAGCAAAAGTCGTGAAGCCTTATGTTGGAGGGTACGAGCCTAACTCTCAGAACATGGTCTACACCCGAAATCTGTATATAAAATCCCACTAA
- a CDS encoding ABC transporter substrate-binding protein, with product MKLKQSLIASAVLAAALGASYVQAAKVPDGVKLAAVQEIVKGGESEPATLDQQKLQGTPGSLRGRDLFEGLFNEDGGGNLIPGVATSYDANEDNTVYTFHLRDDAKWSNGDSVTAHDFVFAFQRLVDPKTAADYAWFAELPGMINATDIINGKKPATELGVEATDDYTFVVRLEKPNAYFPKMTIHNTLFPAPKKVIEKWGDDWTKQDHIVFNGAYVLDQWNVNEKMVLVRNPMYWNDKETVINKVTYLPISDVSVEFKRYQAGEMDLTSYQGIPTNRYKQLMKDTPDEVHITPQLGTYYYLFNTTKAPFDDVRVRKALSYSIDRDIITKFVTGTGEVPSYGFTPEIINGFDPVTPEYAKWSQAERNKQAKALLAEAGFGPSNPLKFPLLYNTNDQHKKIAVAITSMWKKNIGVTATLENQEWKTYLDSRNTQNFSVARAGWIGDYNEASTFLQILTTTAGSNDGKYSNVKYDKLMNAASSMQDPSENYTKAENVLINQDMAVAPIYTYVTKRLVKPYVGGYMPNPEDNTYTRDQYIIAH from the coding sequence ATGAAACTCAAACAATCACTGATTGCCAGCGCTGTGCTTGCAGCAGCGTTAGGCGCATCCTACGTTCAAGCTGCTAAAGTACCAGATGGAGTGAAATTAGCCGCAGTTCAAGAAATCGTTAAAGGCGGTGAATCCGAACCTGCGACACTTGACCAGCAAAAACTGCAGGGTACGCCCGGCTCACTTCGTGGTCGTGATTTGTTTGAAGGATTGTTTAACGAAGATGGTGGCGGCAACCTAATTCCCGGTGTCGCAACAAGCTACGACGCCAATGAAGACAACACCGTATATACGTTCCACCTGCGCGACGATGCAAAGTGGTCAAATGGCGACTCCGTAACCGCACACGACTTCGTTTTCGCATTCCAACGCTTAGTTGACCCTAAAACAGCAGCCGATTACGCTTGGTTTGCTGAACTACCCGGTATGATCAATGCGACCGACATCATTAACGGTAAAAAACCTGCAACAGAGTTAGGCGTAGAAGCGACGGATGACTATACATTCGTTGTTCGTCTAGAAAAGCCAAACGCTTACTTCCCGAAGATGACGATCCACAACACGCTTTTCCCTGCACCTAAAAAAGTCATCGAAAAATGGGGTGATGACTGGACCAAACAAGACCACATCGTCTTTAACGGTGCATACGTTCTGGATCAATGGAATGTGAATGAAAAAATGGTACTAGTACGTAACCCTATGTACTGGAACGACAAAGAAACCGTCATCAACAAAGTAACCTACTTGCCGATTTCAGATGTATCTGTTGAATTTAAACGTTATCAAGCGGGGGAAATGGATCTGACCTCTTATCAAGGCATCCCGACCAACCGCTACAAACAGCTGATGAAAGACACGCCTGATGAAGTGCATATCACGCCTCAGCTTGGTACTTATTACTACCTATTCAATACAACCAAAGCACCGTTTGACGATGTTCGTGTTCGTAAAGCCCTGTCTTATTCCATCGACCGAGATATCATCACAAAATTTGTAACGGGTACTGGCGAAGTGCCATCGTACGGCTTTACACCGGAAATCATCAATGGCTTTGACCCTGTCACTCCCGAGTACGCAAAATGGAGTCAAGCAGAGCGCAACAAACAAGCAAAAGCCTTATTAGCAGAAGCCGGTTTTGGTCCTTCTAACCCATTGAAATTCCCACTGCTATACAACACAAATGATCAACATAAGAAAATAGCCGTGGCAATCACCTCTATGTGGAAGAAAAATATTGGTGTAACAGCAACGCTTGAAAATCAGGAATGGAAAACCTACCTAGACTCTCGTAACACTCAGAACTTCTCGGTTGCACGTGCAGGCTGGATCGGTGACTACAACGAAGCCTCTACCTTCTTACAAATTCTAACCACTACAGCGGGCAGTAACGACGGCAAATACAGCAACGTTAAGTACGATAAGTTGATGAATGCTGCCTCTTCAATGCAGGATCCATCTGAAAACTATACAAAAGCGGAAAACGTTCTAATCAACCAAGATATGGCGGTTGCGCCTATCTATACCTATGTAACTAAGCGCTTAGTTAAGCCTTACGTTGGTGGTTACATGCCAAATCCAGAAGACAATACTTACACTCGTGATCAGTACATCATCGCTCACTAA
- the oppB gene encoding oligopeptide ABC transporter permease OppB, with translation MLSLIIKRILEAIPTLLVLITVSFFLMHFAPGSPLTTERGLPPEIMANIAAKYHLDEPVTSQYLRYLWNILQGDLGASFVHKDFTINDLVAQSFPVSAEIGIWSFIVAVLIGVGCGIFAALRQNSWIDYSVMAFANLGIVLPNFVLAPLCILLFSIYLKWLPSGGWNDGAWPYLIMPVIAMSTSYIAQIARITRGSMIETMHSNFIRTARAKGLPNYKIVLQHALRPAIVPVLSYLGPAFVGIITGSVIVDVYFSTGGIGQHFINGAINRDYPMVMAVTILIGSLTILFNAIVDILYALIDPKIRY, from the coding sequence ATGCTCTCACTGATTATTAAACGCATTTTAGAGGCCATCCCAACACTGCTTGTGTTGATTACCGTGTCCTTCTTTTTGATGCATTTTGCCCCCGGCAGCCCGCTGACGACTGAGCGTGGTTTACCTCCAGAGATCATGGCGAACATCGCAGCGAAGTATCATCTGGACGAACCCGTCACATCGCAATATTTGCGTTACCTTTGGAACATATTACAAGGGGATTTAGGCGCATCGTTTGTCCATAAAGATTTCACCATCAATGACTTAGTCGCACAGAGCTTTCCAGTTTCTGCTGAAATAGGTATTTGGTCATTTATCGTCGCAGTCTTAATTGGCGTGGGATGTGGGATCTTCGCCGCCCTTAGACAAAACTCATGGATAGATTACTCAGTCATGGCGTTTGCCAATTTAGGGATTGTTCTGCCTAATTTTGTGTTGGCACCACTTTGTATTCTGCTATTTTCAATCTATTTGAAATGGCTGCCTTCGGGAGGTTGGAACGACGGCGCTTGGCCCTATCTGATCATGCCCGTTATCGCCATGTCCACCAGCTACATTGCGCAAATCGCCCGTATTACTCGCGGTAGTATGATCGAAACCATGCACTCTAACTTTATTCGTACTGCCAGAGCCAAAGGCTTACCCAACTATAAGATCGTGCTTCAACATGCTTTGCGCCCTGCGATCGTGCCTGTTTTATCGTACCTTGGCCCTGCTTTTGTCGGCATCATTACTGGGTCTGTCATTGTCGACGTTTATTTCAGTACCGGCGGCATTGGGCAACACTTTATCAATGGTGCCATCAACCGTGATTACCCCATGGTCATGGCCGTGACAATTTTAATCGGCTCACTGACCATTCTTTTTAATGCGATCGTCGATATTTTATACGCGTTGATCGATCCTAAAATTCGTTACTAG
- the oppC gene encoding oligopeptide ABC transporter permease OppC produces the protein MITTKDKVDVVEVFAEQVVEVEGRSLWQDARRRFFSNHAAVVSLIILGLIALISLFGPLLSQWNYDDIDWEALSDIATLGRPNIENGHYFGTDPLGRDIFVRTLQGGQISLMVGLMGSLVAIVIGTLYGATSGYLGGRVDSLMMRVLEILNSFPFMFFVIIMMTLFGRHIVLIFVAIGAISWLDMARIVRGQTLSLKNKEYIEAAHACGVSTTNIILRHIVPNVLGIVVVYATLLVPNMILLESFISFLGLGVQEPMTSWGALISEGAVNMEIAVWQLAWPLGFLVVTLFCFNFLGDGLRDALDPKDR, from the coding sequence ATGATTACAACCAAAGACAAAGTTGATGTGGTAGAGGTATTTGCAGAGCAGGTTGTCGAAGTAGAAGGTCGCAGCCTTTGGCAAGACGCGCGCCGACGCTTTTTCTCTAACCATGCAGCAGTCGTGAGTTTAATAATACTCGGATTAATTGCGCTTATTTCTCTTTTTGGCCCGTTACTCAGCCAATGGAATTACGATGATATTGACTGGGAGGCTCTTTCGGATATTGCCACTCTTGGACGCCCAAACATTGAAAACGGTCACTATTTTGGCACAGATCCTTTAGGGCGAGATATTTTCGTACGCACCTTACAAGGCGGCCAAATATCCCTAATGGTTGGCCTGATGGGCAGCTTAGTCGCCATTGTCATCGGCACGCTTTATGGCGCGACCTCTGGCTACCTCGGCGGCCGAGTCGACAGCTTAATGATGCGTGTGCTTGAGATCCTGAACTCATTTCCATTCATGTTTTTCGTCATCATCATGATGACGCTATTTGGCCGACACATCGTTTTGATTTTTGTCGCGATTGGCGCAATCTCTTGGCTGGACATGGCCAGAATCGTCCGTGGACAAACATTAAGCCTGAAAAATAAAGAGTACATTGAAGCCGCTCATGCTTGTGGCGTTTCAACGACGAATATTATCTTACGTCATATTGTTCCGAACGTGCTGGGTATCGTTGTGGTGTACGCGACATTGCTTGTGCCCAATATGATTTTATTGGAATCCTTTATCAGTTTCCTTGGGCTGGGTGTTCAAGAACCTATGACCAGTTGGGGAGCTTTGATCTCGGAAGGAGCCGTGAACATGGAAATCGCCGTATGGCAATTAGCATGGCCACTTGGCTTCTTAGTCGTAACACTCTTTTGTTTTAACTTCCTCGGTGACGGTCTACGCGACGCACTGGATCCGAAAGACCGCTAG
- the oppD gene encoding oligopeptide ABC transporter ATP-binding protein OppD yields MNLLDVNNLRVNFGTPDGYVTAVNNLNFSLAQGETLGIVGESGSGKSQTAFALMGLLAKNGLVEGEALFEGKNIFGYNEKDMNRVRAEKIAMIFQDPMTSLNPYMKVGKQLMEVLMLHKGYSKADAFEASVKMLDAVKMPEARKRMNMYPHEFSGGMRQRVMIAMALLCQPKLLIADEPTTALDVTVQAQILTLLNELKDEFNTAIIMITHDLGVVAGLCDKVLVMYAGRTMEYGKTNDVFYRPTHPYTKGLLEAIPRLDAEDDVLATIPGNPPNLLNLPTGCPFQARCEHAEARCLEEEPSLTEYEEGKLRACHKPSDWGVAS; encoded by the coding sequence ATGAACTTACTTGATGTAAACAATCTACGCGTTAACTTTGGCACACCGGATGGCTACGTTACCGCCGTAAATAACTTGAATTTCTCTCTTGCTCAAGGAGAAACCCTTGGCATTGTAGGAGAGTCAGGATCAGGCAAAAGCCAGACTGCGTTCGCTCTCATGGGGCTTTTAGCCAAAAACGGCCTCGTTGAAGGCGAAGCGCTGTTTGAAGGCAAAAATATTTTTGGATACAACGAAAAAGACATGAATCGGGTACGTGCTGAAAAAATCGCGATGATTTTCCAAGATCCGATGACCTCTTTAAACCCTTACATGAAAGTCGGTAAACAGCTGATGGAAGTGTTGATGCTGCACAAAGGGTACAGTAAGGCCGACGCGTTTGAAGCGTCCGTCAAAATGCTCGACGCAGTAAAAATGCCAGAAGCACGCAAACGCATGAACATGTATCCGCACGAGTTCTCAGGCGGTATGCGCCAGCGCGTCATGATCGCCATGGCACTGTTGTGTCAACCTAAACTGCTGATTGCAGATGAGCCAACAACGGCGTTGGACGTTACAGTACAAGCGCAAATACTCACGCTTTTAAATGAACTAAAAGATGAGTTCAATACTGCCATCATTATGATCACCCACGATCTCGGTGTCGTTGCTGGATTGTGCGACAAAGTATTGGTCATGTATGCAGGTCGAACCATGGAATACGGTAAAACAAACGATGTGTTTTACCGTCCTACTCACCCTTATACGAAAGGGCTGCTTGAGGCGATTCCTCGTTTGGATGCCGAAGACGATGTCTTAGCAACCATTCCAGGCAACCCTCCGAACTTACTTAATTTACCAACAGGCTGCCCATTTCAGGCTCGATGTGAGCACGCCGAAGCGCGCTGCCTAGAGGAAGAGCCAAGCTTAACAGAGTATGAAGAAGGCAAGCTTAGAGCCTGCCATAAGCCATCAGATTGGGGAGTTGCATCGTGA
- the oppF gene encoding murein tripeptide/oligopeptide ABC transporter ATP binding protein OppF, producing MSHSPNKKVLMQVRDLKVHFNIKNSNALPWSKGNTLKAVDGVSLDIYEGETLGVVGESGCGKSTLARALLRLLPITDGNVVWLGQDLTQLDKKQMREKRQELQMIFQDPLASLNPRMTVGEIIGEPLKTFKPSLSKDEVREQVKTIMARVGLLPNVINRYPHEFSGGQCQRIGIARALILKPKLIVCDEPVSALDVSIQAQVVNLLKELQAEMGLSLVFIAHDLSVVKHISDRVLVMYLGNAVELADKRSLYSKPTHPYTRALLSAVPIPDPEQERKKNIQLLVGDLPSPINPPSGCVFRTRCPHANEQCAQTKPVLTDIEPNHMAACGRLEEISLTSHA from the coding sequence GTGAGCCATTCGCCTAACAAAAAAGTGCTTATGCAAGTAAGAGACTTGAAAGTACATTTTAATATTAAAAACAGTAACGCCTTGCCGTGGAGCAAAGGCAACACGCTGAAAGCCGTCGACGGTGTCAGTCTGGACATCTATGAAGGCGAAACACTCGGTGTGGTCGGAGAGTCTGGTTGTGGTAAGTCCACTCTAGCACGAGCGCTATTAAGGCTGCTGCCCATTACGGATGGCAATGTTGTTTGGTTAGGGCAAGATCTTACTCAGCTAGACAAAAAGCAAATGCGAGAGAAGCGCCAAGAACTGCAAATGATCTTTCAAGACCCGTTGGCCTCGTTAAATCCACGTATGACGGTTGGCGAAATCATTGGAGAACCTCTTAAAACGTTTAAACCTTCGCTTTCTAAAGACGAGGTTCGCGAGCAAGTAAAGACCATTATGGCGCGTGTTGGCCTATTGCCAAACGTGATTAACCGTTACCCTCATGAGTTCTCCGGCGGTCAGTGTCAACGTATTGGCATTGCTCGCGCGCTGATTTTAAAACCAAAACTCATCGTATGCGATGAACCCGTTTCGGCATTAGACGTGTCTATTCAAGCGCAAGTTGTGAATCTTCTTAAAGAATTACAAGCAGAAATGGGGCTTTCCTTGGTCTTCATTGCACATGACCTGAGCGTCGTAAAGCACATTTCTGATCGTGTCTTGGTCATGTACCTAGGTAACGCGGTCGAACTTGCTGACAAACGCTCGCTCTACTCAAAGCCGACACACCCCTATACACGTGCTTTGCTGTCAGCGGTGCCGATTCCAGACCCAGAACAAGAGCGAAAGAAAAACATTCAATTGCTTGTGGGAGATTTGCCTTCACCGATCAATCCACCCTCTGGCTGTGTGTTCAGAACCCGTTGCCCCCACGCGAATGAGCAATGTGCGCAAACGAAACCGGTCTTAACGGATATTGAGCCAAACCATATGGCGGCTTGTGGTCGTTTGGAAGAAATAAGCCTTACTAGCCATGCATAA